In one window of Thalassotalea agarivorans DNA:
- a CDS encoding ATP-grasp domain-containing protein gives MKRCAILTMENLDEFEVYDELFYPHLTALGWQVSEVPWRDQSVNWNDFDVVLIRSPWDYQDDADAFMDTLQRIEESNAKLENSLNIVTWNINKKYLKDLQQKGVNIVPTLWFDEYNKDAIAQAFTHFNVDEIVVKPCVSANADNTFRLTKGLFEQSSTALSETFAARDFMVQPFVKNVVEEGEYSCFYFNGEYSHTILKTPKKNDFRVQEEHGGSLASVSPEAKLKQQASHALAQISESLAYARLDFVRMGDCFAMMEAELIEPSLYFNMDEQSAKRFAQAFDKRMQTMHNIS, from the coding sequence ATGAAGCGTTGCGCGATTTTAACCATGGAGAATCTCGACGAATTTGAAGTATACGACGAGCTTTTTTATCCTCATTTAACAGCACTTGGTTGGCAAGTTAGTGAAGTACCTTGGCGCGATCAATCCGTTAATTGGAATGATTTTGACGTGGTACTGATTCGCTCGCCTTGGGATTATCAAGATGACGCGGATGCCTTTATGGATACGCTGCAACGGATAGAGGAAAGTAACGCTAAGTTAGAAAATAGCCTTAATATTGTAACGTGGAATATTAATAAGAAATACCTAAAAGACTTGCAGCAAAAAGGTGTAAATATTGTACCTACGCTGTGGTTCGACGAATACAATAAAGATGCAATAGCACAAGCTTTTACTCACTTTAACGTTGATGAAATCGTGGTTAAACCATGTGTTAGTGCAAATGCAGATAATACGTTTAGACTCACTAAAGGTTTGTTTGAACAGTCTTCAACGGCGTTGTCTGAAACGTTCGCAGCTCGTGATTTCATGGTGCAACCATTTGTCAAAAACGTGGTAGAAGAGGGTGAGTATTCCTGCTTCTATTTTAATGGTGAATACAGTCATACCATTTTGAAAACGCCAAAGAAAAATGATTTTAGAGTACAAGAGGAGCATGGCGGTAGTTTGGCCTCAGTTTCGCCTGAAGCGAAACTAAAGCAACAGGCGTCTCACGCGCTAGCACAAATAAGTGAATCCTTGGCATATGCTCGCCTTGATTTCGTGCGAATGGGGGATTGTTTTGCAATGATGGAAGCCGAACTCATCGAACCATCACTATACTTTAATATGGACGAGCAATCGGCTAAAAGATTTGCGCAGGCGTTTGATAAACGTATGCAAACCATGCATAACATTAGCTAG
- a CDS encoding FG-GAP repeat domain-containing protein, producing the protein MKLNASFVALIAILLASYASLRAFDDNKPDSIVNTNNSNAIGGLRLERNLLVEQEINAIISQWFDDELERQGGKFKSHGWWPWGVNGFDYDNDGDIDLYLSHHGKPGGKLLTNLLQQKGALSFKPFPQIRLPGADDNPEFFDFNGDGFLDIAGLSDEAKAPYLFNLQGQAFERKTQHTLRPLSRFNQLTDFNQDGFLDIDGGRKGKWLYIPSEQRFKRDKTPQTAQISDLPTDYQDFAAKRKKASSKNRFLTINYLVHAQVYRKQLYNHQAPLDLNHDGHTDILINGAGSYGGEYHSTVLAYTPNGYVKANKRLKLPDNALIIYVGDINLDGRQDVLMAGDNGGLFINSPTGFIEKRNGLSKFISRRAPYAIRAFAVDFDLDKDPDFVLNNPRKRETEIYENLGNGDFKRIFKSFSWEANAIWITDINNDSMYDVIIGGAGKQFKKSVAVLVNQSKAKGNFLTLYPRASFPNLYAVNVLMKVACNDTTLMREPYWHGAPLIFSIGSSSQCDVEIDYGNNQIVTFDKLKANQTYTLYQNQKKVVGYQPAHSE; encoded by the coding sequence TTGAAATTAAATGCATCTTTCGTCGCTCTTATTGCGATCTTACTAGCGAGTTATGCAAGCCTACGTGCATTTGACGACAATAAACCCGATAGCATTGTAAACACGAATAATAGCAATGCGATTGGAGGGCTAAGATTAGAAAGAAACTTACTCGTTGAACAAGAAATTAATGCCATTATTTCTCAGTGGTTTGATGATGAACTTGAACGCCAAGGAGGCAAGTTCAAATCGCATGGTTGGTGGCCATGGGGCGTCAATGGCTTTGACTATGATAATGACGGCGACATTGATCTGTACCTGTCACATCACGGGAAACCTGGTGGAAAGCTATTGACCAACCTTTTGCAACAAAAAGGCGCACTTTCCTTTAAACCATTCCCACAAATACGTTTACCTGGTGCCGATGACAACCCCGAATTTTTCGACTTTAATGGTGACGGCTTTTTGGATATTGCTGGCCTATCAGATGAAGCAAAAGCCCCCTACTTGTTTAACCTGCAAGGGCAAGCATTTGAGCGAAAGACGCAACACACATTGAGGCCTCTTTCACGGTTTAATCAACTGACAGATTTTAATCAAGATGGTTTCTTAGACATCGATGGCGGTCGCAAAGGCAAATGGCTTTATATTCCTAGTGAACAACGTTTTAAACGCGACAAAACACCGCAAACAGCACAAATATCTGATCTTCCAACAGACTACCAAGACTTTGCCGCTAAACGGAAAAAGGCGAGTAGTAAAAATCGATTTCTAACCATCAATTATCTTGTTCATGCGCAAGTGTATCGCAAGCAATTATATAACCACCAAGCACCGCTCGATCTCAATCATGACGGACACACGGATATACTGATCAATGGCGCTGGTAGTTATGGCGGCGAATACCATTCAACTGTATTGGCTTATACGCCAAATGGATACGTAAAGGCCAACAAGCGCCTTAAACTGCCAGACAATGCGCTGATTATTTACGTCGGTGATATTAACTTAGATGGTCGACAAGACGTACTTATGGCAGGCGACAATGGTGGCCTTTTTATCAACTCCCCTACTGGATTTATAGAAAAACGAAATGGTCTATCCAAATTTATTTCAAGGCGAGCACCTTATGCTATTCGTGCTTTTGCTGTTGATTTTGACCTAGATAAAGATCCTGATTTTGTTCTAAACAATCCAAGAAAACGAGAAACAGAAATATATGAAAATCTAGGCAACGGTGATTTTAAGCGTATTTTTAAAAGCTTTTCTTGGGAAGCAAATGCTATTTGGATAACCGACATAAATAACGACAGTATGTATGATGTGATCATTGGCGGCGCGGGTAAACAATTTAAAAAGTCGGTCGCGGTGCTCGTTAATCAATCGAAAGCCAAAGGCAATTTTCTCACCTTATATCCAAGAGCTTCTTTTCCCAATTTATACGCCGTTAATGTGCTCATGAAAGTTGCCTGTAACGATACAACGCTAATGCGAGAACCATACTGGCATGGAGCGCCATTGATATTTTCAATTGGCAGTAGCAGCCAATGCGATGTCGAAATAGATTATGGCAACAACCAAATCGTTACCTTTGACAAGTTGAAAGCAAATCAAACATACACCTTGTACCAGAATCAAAAGAAAGTCGTTGGATATCAACCAGCTCATAGCGAATAG
- a CDS encoding MATE family efflux transporter has protein sequence MNKTNASIADRSLFSLTWPIFIDLFFVFMVNIADAWFLSRISDAAAASVGAIMPILGIAFSVYSTLYQAGSGVASQRIGANDHKKLSRTYGVIMQLAIGFGLAMSLFFYFGASFFANVMGLEAEMNTMASIYMSTLGLGSWLLALRFAAAAILASQGKTHWNMWSTALMSVINIALNYVLIDGKYGFPALGVQGIAIASVTAWGISFLFSLAVILWGQKIRVNIPWSLPKFTDMARPIMRIASPAVIEPLSWNFTQIIMTAMVVTMGEVALATRIYAFNLLFTAILYCVAISGGVQIKVAFFVGGGRFEEAHKALISGLKIAIVGVIVFMSTMILISDQLFSIFTDNKAIWALGASVLMIAFIGEIGRASNLIVGAALRSSGDSKYISVYGFTMMWFVALPMTYIFGIWMGLGLIGIWLGTSIDECIRGTINYRRWLSKKWQDKGVYAQQ, from the coding sequence TTGAACAAAACCAATGCATCCATCGCCGATCGTAGCCTGTTTAGTTTAACGTGGCCGATTTTTATCGACTTGTTTTTTGTCTTTATGGTCAATATAGCCGACGCGTGGTTTTTAAGTAGGATCTCAGACGCGGCGGCTGCTTCTGTAGGCGCAATTATGCCTATTCTAGGTATTGCATTCTCTGTATATAGCACGCTTTATCAAGCCGGCAGTGGCGTGGCGTCACAACGAATTGGCGCCAATGATCACAAAAAACTGTCGCGCACTTATGGCGTAATCATGCAGTTAGCAATTGGTTTCGGTCTTGCCATGTCATTGTTCTTCTATTTTGGCGCTAGTTTCTTTGCCAACGTTATGGGCCTTGAGGCTGAAATGAATACCATGGCAAGCATCTATATGAGCACATTAGGCCTTGGTAGTTGGTTGCTGGCATTGCGCTTCGCCGCAGCGGCGATTTTAGCATCGCAGGGTAAAACCCATTGGAATATGTGGTCTACGGCGCTAATGTCGGTGATTAACATCGCCTTAAATTACGTGTTGATAGATGGCAAATATGGTTTCCCTGCTCTTGGCGTACAAGGTATAGCGATTGCTTCTGTAACGGCATGGGGGATTAGCTTTTTATTTAGTCTTGCCGTGATTTTATGGGGACAAAAGATACGCGTAAATATTCCTTGGAGTTTACCTAAGTTTACGGATATGGCTCGCCCGATTATGCGCATCGCCTCGCCAGCAGTAATAGAGCCTTTGTCTTGGAATTTCACGCAAATTATCATGACAGCGATGGTTGTTACTATGGGTGAAGTGGCATTGGCCACCCGTATTTATGCATTTAACCTATTATTCACCGCAATTTTATACTGCGTAGCCATTTCCGGTGGTGTACAAATCAAAGTCGCCTTCTTTGTGGGTGGCGGGCGTTTTGAAGAAGCGCATAAAGCGCTCATTTCAGGGCTAAAAATAGCAATCGTTGGCGTAATTGTTTTTATGTCTACGATGATCTTAATCTCCGACCAACTGTTTTCAATATTTACCGACAATAAAGCAATTTGGGCGTTAGGTGCGAGTGTGCTTATGATCGCCTTTATTGGTGAAATCGGTCGGGCATCTAATCTCATTGTAGGTGCAGCGTTGCGCTCCAGTGGAGACTCAAAGTATATCTCGGTTTATGGTTTTACTATGATGTGGTTTGTAGCGCTGCCGATGACCTACATCTTTGGTATCTGGATGGGATTAGGTTTGATAGGAATATGGCTTGGCACCTCAATTGACGAATGTATTCGAGGCACCATTAACTACCGCCGTTGGCTTTCGAAAAAATGGCAAGATAAAGGCGTTTATGCGCAACAATAG
- a CDS encoding sulfatase family protein: MMSMQRTTYYISLILTVAILLISNQAIASNTKQPNILWIISEDNSKHFLKLYDEQGASMPAIEALAKQGLVFENAFANSPVCSTARTTLATGFYGTELGTNNHRGLERVKLPASIVPVSKVLSEHGYFTSNNVKTDYNFLGDQEFWDALSNKSDWRGRETGQPFFHVQTFGITHEGKLHFPEKAVTKQKTRHNPSDIELPPYLPDTELLKYTYARSLDNHLKANAQITQLLAKLQQDGELENTFIFYFGDHGGVLPRSKGYVFETGLSVPLVVRIPKNFTHLVDASLTSGNTHVDGIVSFIDFAPTILTLAGIDKAQHYPGKAFLSESISLKELNKRDEVYAQADRFDEKSDFVRSVRKGKFKYVRHYQPYYPDGLENYYRYKQQAYKQWRDLYQSGELNQQQSAFFEPKTAEALYDLQTDPYETNNLATSAQYQNQLKKMRELLKKHQSTYPDLGFMAESRVVAETFSKTPYDFGQQHHQDLISMSDIADLQLLSFAEAQDELVQYLNSNNSDFAYRALISATSFGDKAKGLLPQVKNLLSRSNSIAVKGRAIEFISMVGNEDITQTFYDVYAQAQKPLEKVELLNIATLLKEQRQVKFVRSKAIKIPEKSDNRQNNKMHVWLTNRWTYLTAG; encoded by the coding sequence ATGATGAGCATGCAACGAACAACATACTATATTTCTCTTATACTAACCGTAGCGATTTTGTTAATTAGTAACCAGGCAATCGCCTCTAATACAAAGCAGCCAAATATTTTGTGGATCATCTCTGAGGACAACTCGAAGCATTTTCTTAAACTATATGACGAACAAGGCGCTTCAATGCCGGCTATTGAAGCCCTAGCAAAGCAGGGCTTAGTATTTGAAAATGCCTTTGCCAATTCGCCAGTATGCTCAACTGCTAGAACAACGTTAGCAACAGGCTTTTACGGTACAGAATTAGGCACCAACAATCACAGAGGACTGGAAAGGGTCAAGCTTCCAGCCAGTATTGTACCGGTAAGCAAAGTACTGTCAGAACATGGTTATTTTACGTCAAACAACGTGAAGACTGATTATAACTTTCTTGGTGATCAAGAATTCTGGGACGCGTTATCAAATAAATCAGATTGGCGAGGTAGAGAAACAGGCCAGCCGTTTTTTCACGTGCAAACGTTCGGCATTACCCATGAAGGAAAACTCCATTTCCCTGAAAAAGCTGTAACTAAGCAGAAAACGCGTCACAATCCGAGCGATATTGAACTTCCACCTTACCTTCCTGATACTGAACTATTAAAATATACCTATGCCAGATCGTTAGATAATCATTTAAAAGCTAACGCTCAAATCACACAACTACTAGCCAAACTGCAGCAAGATGGAGAGCTAGAGAATACTTTCATATTCTACTTTGGTGACCACGGTGGTGTGTTACCTCGCAGTAAAGGCTATGTTTTTGAAACCGGGTTAAGCGTGCCTCTTGTAGTAAGAATTCCTAAGAATTTTACGCATTTGGTTGATGCGAGTCTGACTAGCGGCAACACACACGTAGATGGGATAGTTAGTTTTATTGATTTCGCCCCTACAATTTTAACACTTGCGGGCATAGATAAGGCGCAGCACTATCCTGGTAAAGCGTTTTTGAGTGAAAGCATATCGCTTAAGGAGCTTAACAAAAGAGACGAGGTATATGCGCAAGCTGACAGATTCGACGAAAAATCGGATTTCGTCAGAAGTGTTCGTAAAGGTAAATTTAAGTATGTGCGCCATTACCAGCCGTATTATCCAGATGGATTAGAAAACTACTATCGATACAAGCAACAAGCCTACAAACAATGGCGAGATCTTTATCAATCGGGTGAACTAAATCAGCAACAATCAGCGTTTTTCGAACCTAAAACCGCTGAAGCACTTTACGATTTACAAACAGACCCTTATGAAACAAACAATCTAGCAACTTCCGCGCAATACCAGAATCAGCTCAAAAAAATGCGTGAGCTATTGAAGAAACATCAGTCGACCTACCCAGATTTAGGCTTTATGGCTGAATCTCGCGTTGTTGCAGAAACCTTTTCAAAAACACCTTATGACTTTGGGCAGCAACATCATCAAGACTTAATTTCTATGTCGGATATAGCTGACCTGCAATTACTCTCTTTTGCTGAGGCCCAAGACGAATTAGTGCAGTACTTAAATAGTAATAACAGTGACTTTGCCTATAGAGCGCTTATTAGTGCCACAAGTTTTGGTGATAAAGCAAAAGGGCTGTTGCCTCAGGTGAAAAACTTGCTTAGCCGCTCGAACAGTATTGCGGTAAAAGGGCGAGCAATTGAATTTATTTCTATGGTAGGTAATGAAGACATTACACAAACATTTTACGACGTGTATGCGCAAGCACAAAAGCCATTAGAAAAAGTTGAGCTGTTAAACATCGCCACACTGTTGAAAGAACAAAGGCAAGTCAAATTCGTAAGATCTAAAGCTATCAAAATCCCTGAAAAAAGTGACAACAGACAGAACAATAAAATGCATGTTTGGTTAACAAACCGCTGGACTTACCTAACCGCAGGTTAA
- a CDS encoding TonB-dependent receptor, with protein MNKSKISLALLAALSVQLPSIAFAAESEEAEIQKPQSAKEKEAAKEAEKKKAEIEVITVGGMRSSEVAAINMKKFANSISDNLSAEEIGVLPDQSIAESLERLTGVTGNQDNGRSNTVSVRGMGGAYTLTTLNNREVVSSFGSRSVNLSLYPSASIRRAQVYKTARADGLEGGISGHVNMETFKPLEVDKNVRTFSATVNSNSLYKDITEGDKYGTNIDGMISQHIGDDFAFSVGAAFRDDIRYLEGIKNGDKVVGNHAWLPDRNGDGVGEYASTASVLNSKKFTIEQDAIFAAAQWQLTDDLLISADYLTSEYDYKQNVLTLSVPTFWGVDWLVPQDEVDVSDDNFLMSGVVRKPGGGMGKWDGSVLNNDKTDVFGINFAYQITEDFRAELDIAHSAADRFYSYRTASGNIDDAADHYIAFDANTSNYGLYYLGADFTGTAYDPDRNAINQRILENNLGDPSNFDFHSVNNSQNFMESAVSAVKLDFIWDVDLGPLHQIKFGYRRSQNTKDHLDDSEKYSKNPKNRTMTDEEWADAFGHLDFNALATKLKDENYRKLEYIQGFSDLYYVDVGDIIGSMPEFFANRTISDEDRFASYELEENTDAAYVQLAFAGDYYNGTFGLRYYSTELESTSYQSEFIVQEKINDETGEPIPGTFQLIVGEGADFVTSTHDYSGVLPSLNVNIIPADEFFIRIGAGQAMIRPSLGDVNNALKLKSNSDQEFDTEVNLQSKTLADAGNPYLDPIISNQVDVSFEYYPTQWDYYAIAGFYKDLDGLYQTGANYIPVEGAVDSEGYPISMPVTSEVKGEGGNVKGWEFSFRQDLGFISDYLKGLALSGNYMDFFHGAHQDYNIRNPGDNPLTIPTEIWYQPLGWIDSTYNVALTYDIGKSFSARINLNQQSYQATRDGQSYFTQWPSKNLSMNIRYKIIPSVTVFAQASNLLDETQTKGYLSGDHLGFAATDFVAQQSARGISYYAGVRVNF; from the coding sequence ATGAACAAGTCCAAAATTAGTTTAGCTCTCTTAGCGGCATTATCTGTGCAATTACCATCGATTGCGTTCGCTGCAGAATCAGAAGAAGCTGAAATCCAAAAGCCTCAATCGGCAAAAGAAAAAGAAGCTGCTAAAGAAGCTGAAAAAAAGAAAGCTGAAATTGAAGTCATTACTGTAGGTGGTATGCGTTCAAGTGAAGTTGCGGCCATCAACATGAAAAAGTTTGCAAATAGCATTTCTGACAACTTATCAGCTGAAGAAATTGGTGTGTTGCCTGACCAAAGTATCGCCGAATCGTTAGAGCGTTTGACAGGTGTAACAGGTAACCAAGATAACGGCCGTAGTAATACCGTTTCTGTTCGTGGTATGGGTGGTGCATATACGTTAACCACATTAAATAACCGTGAGGTAGTAAGTTCATTCGGTTCTCGCTCAGTTAACTTAAGTTTGTATCCATCAGCAAGTATTCGTAGAGCACAAGTATACAAGACAGCTAGGGCAGATGGTTTAGAAGGTGGTATCTCTGGTCATGTAAACATGGAGACGTTTAAACCTCTGGAAGTTGACAAGAATGTGAGAACGTTCTCAGCAACAGTTAACAGTAACTCTTTGTACAAAGATATTACCGAAGGCGACAAATATGGTACCAATATCGATGGTATGATTAGCCAGCATATCGGTGATGATTTTGCTTTTTCTGTCGGCGCAGCATTTCGTGATGACATTCGTTACCTAGAAGGCATCAAAAATGGCGATAAAGTGGTTGGTAATCATGCATGGTTACCAGACAGAAATGGTGATGGAGTTGGTGAATACGCAAGTACAGCATCGGTATTGAACTCAAAGAAATTTACCATTGAACAAGATGCTATCTTTGCAGCTGCGCAGTGGCAATTAACTGATGATTTGTTAATTTCTGCTGACTACCTAACGTCTGAATACGATTATAAACAAAATGTACTTACCTTATCGGTTCCAACCTTTTGGGGCGTTGATTGGTTAGTGCCTCAAGACGAAGTTGACGTATCAGACGATAACTTTTTAATGAGTGGTGTTGTTCGCAAGCCTGGCGGTGGTATGGGTAAGTGGGACGGCAGCGTTCTAAATAACGATAAAACGGATGTGTTTGGTATCAACTTTGCCTATCAAATTACGGAAGACTTTAGAGCCGAGCTTGATATTGCGCACTCGGCGGCAGATCGTTTTTACAGTTACAGAACCGCGTCAGGTAACATAGACGACGCGGCTGATCATTACATTGCGTTTGACGCTAATACGTCAAACTATGGCCTTTACTATTTGGGTGCTGACTTTACTGGTACAGCCTATGATCCGGATCGTAATGCTATCAATCAACGTATTTTGGAAAACAACTTGGGCGATCCAAGCAACTTTGATTTTCATAGTGTTAATAATAGCCAAAACTTCATGGAAAGCGCGGTATCAGCGGTTAAGTTAGACTTTATCTGGGATGTCGATTTAGGACCACTACATCAGATTAAATTTGGTTATAGACGTTCTCAAAACACAAAAGATCATCTTGATGATAGCGAAAAGTATAGTAAGAACCCTAAAAACCGTACGATGACGGATGAAGAATGGGCAGATGCGTTTGGTCACCTCGACTTCAACGCGTTAGCGACCAAGCTGAAAGACGAGAACTACAGAAAGCTTGAGTATATTCAGGGCTTTAGTGATTTATACTATGTAGATGTTGGTGACATCATTGGTTCAATGCCTGAATTTTTTGCTAACAGAACAATTTCTGACGAAGATAGATTCGCAAGCTATGAGTTGGAAGAAAATACTGATGCAGCCTATGTACAACTCGCCTTCGCAGGTGACTACTACAACGGTACATTCGGTTTACGCTATTACTCAACAGAGCTTGAATCAACAAGTTACCAAAGTGAATTCATCGTTCAAGAAAAAATCAACGATGAAACAGGGGAACCAATTCCTGGTACATTCCAGCTAATAGTTGGTGAAGGTGCTGACTTTGTTACTAGTACGCACGACTATTCAGGCGTATTACCATCGCTTAATGTGAACATCATTCCTGCAGATGAATTCTTTATTAGAATTGGTGCTGGTCAAGCAATGATTCGTCCAAGTTTGGGTGATGTGAACAATGCATTGAAACTGAAAAGTAACAGTGACCAAGAATTCGATACTGAAGTTAATTTGCAATCTAAGACGCTTGCCGATGCAGGTAACCCATACTTAGATCCTATTATCTCAAATCAAGTAGATGTCTCATTTGAATACTATCCTACACAGTGGGATTACTATGCGATTGCAGGATTCTATAAAGATTTAGATGGTTTGTATCAAACGGGTGCTAACTATATTCCTGTAGAGGGTGCAGTGGATAGCGAAGGCTACCCAATTTCTATGCCGGTTACCTCTGAGGTTAAAGGCGAAGGCGGTAATGTTAAAGGTTGGGAATTCTCTTTCCGTCAAGATCTAGGTTTTATTTCAGATTATCTTAAAGGTCTAGCGTTATCGGGTAACTACATGGACTTTTTCCATGGTGCTCATCAGGATTACAATATTCGTAACCCAGGCGACAACCCATTAACCATCCCTACGGAAATTTGGTATCAACCTTTAGGTTGGATCGATAGCACCTATAACGTTGCGTTAACTTATGATATTGGCAAAAGTTTCTCTGCACGTATTAACTTGAACCAACAAAGCTACCAAGCAACGCGTGACGGACAAAGCTACTTTACGCAATGGCCAAGTAAAAACTTGAGCATGAATATTCGATACAAGATTATTCCAAGCGTTACTGTCTTTGCCCAAGCAAGTAACTTACTTGATGAAACTCAAACTAAAGGGTATCTATCAGGTGACCATCTAGGCTTTGCTGCAACAGATTTTGTTGCCCAACAAAGTGCTCGTGGTATTAGCTACTATGCTGGTGTACGCGTTAATTTCTAA